The following proteins are co-located in the Methylomonas sp. 11b genome:
- the ybeY gene encoding rRNA maturation RNase YbeY, which produces MNYIDMQIATSAPHPELEQFQQWADIALAIFEDGADSELVIRLVDDAESAQLNQQYRHKNGPTNILSFPFEAPAGIDMDLLGDLVICAPLIAQEAAQQNKLAEHHWAHITIHGVLHLLGYDHIEDQDAEQMEALEIEILSKLGIANPYMEDGK; this is translated from the coding sequence ATGAATTATATCGACATGCAAATTGCTACGTCGGCGCCTCACCCCGAATTGGAGCAGTTTCAGCAATGGGCGGATATCGCCCTGGCAATTTTTGAAGATGGCGCGGACAGCGAACTGGTGATTCGGTTAGTCGATGATGCGGAAAGTGCGCAACTCAACCAACAATATCGCCACAAGAATGGGCCGACCAATATCCTGAGCTTTCCGTTTGAAGCGCCGGCGGGTATCGATATGGACTTGCTGGGCGATTTGGTGATTTGCGCGCCGCTGATTGCGCAGGAAGCGGCGCAGCAAAACAAATTGGCCGAACATCATTGGGCGCATATCACTATACACGGCGTATTGCATTTGCTAGGGTATGACCATATAGAGGATCAGGATGCCGAACAAATGGAAGCATTAGAAATTGAGATTTTGAGCAAATTAGGTATAGCAAACCCTTATATGGAGGATGGAAAGTAA
- a CDS encoding type II and III secretion system protein, which produces MKSKPCLAGLMLIAGLAVADESVLEVIPLANRPASEVQALVAPLLDADDRVIDNGSSLIVKTNPAKLGEIRALIQKLDARMSNLVISVLQTSSKTAAELNAEAAIAAAPNTIRMRGMMGNTEDLQNRQQHQQLRTLEGQAAHIKTGQVRPVQNYSVYDSGYGSAVSSNTQMIEASTGFAVTPRLTGNQVTLDIEPWSDTFQRNGHIETQSAHTTLRANLGEWVELAGNADTEQSDSRGFNSFNHSTRQNVLRILIKVDQAD; this is translated from the coding sequence ATGAAATCTAAACCCTGCTTGGCCGGCTTGATGTTGATAGCCGGCCTCGCGGTTGCCGACGAATCGGTGCTGGAAGTCATCCCGCTCGCCAACCGCCCCGCCTCAGAAGTACAGGCTTTAGTGGCGCCCTTGCTGGATGCAGATGATCGCGTCATCGATAACGGTTCCAGTCTGATCGTTAAAACCAATCCCGCCAAACTCGGCGAAATCAGGGCCCTCATTCAAAAACTCGATGCCCGGATGAGCAATCTAGTCATCAGCGTCTTACAAACCAGCAGCAAAACGGCAGCCGAGTTGAACGCCGAAGCGGCCATTGCCGCAGCGCCGAATACGATTCGGATGCGCGGCATGATGGGCAACACCGAGGATTTGCAAAACCGGCAACAACATCAACAATTACGCACCCTGGAAGGTCAGGCAGCCCATATCAAAACAGGACAGGTCCGGCCGGTGCAAAATTACAGCGTCTACGACTCAGGCTATGGTTCCGCGGTGAGCAGCAATACCCAGATGATTGAAGCCAGTACCGGCTTCGCTGTTACGCCGCGTTTGACCGGCAACCAAGTCACTCTCGATATCGAACCGTGGTCGGACACCTTTCAGCGCAACGGCCATATCGAAACCCAATCCGCACACACCACTTTACGCGCCAATCTCGGCGAATGGGTGGAACTTGCCGGCAATGCCGACACCGAACAATCCGACAGTCGCGGCTTCAACAGTTTCAACCACAGTACCCGGCAAAACGTTTTACGCATTCTGATCAAAGTCGATCAAGCGGATTGA
- a CDS encoding PhoH family protein: MLNANHFSQEITLLPADAQRLSNFCGQLDAHIRQIEQRLQVEIANRSNHFKVTGVDAAVTAACAVIQKLFELTEREEITPEQVHLSLQDASIDQLLQAAPNVKLEPVAIKTKRGVIKGRGFNQQDYLRKIISHDINFGVGPAGTGKTYLAVACAVDALQNETVRRIILVRPAVEAGEKLGFLPGDMAQKVDPYLRPLYDALYDMLGFERVEKLLEKNVIEVAPLAFMRGRTLNDSFIILDEAQNTTVEQIKMFLTRIGFGSTAVITGDVTQIDLPNEKMSGLKHVLKVLKDVEGISFTFFGVRDVVRHPLVQRIVAAYEHYEKEHTPSV, translated from the coding sequence GTGTTGAACGCCAACCATTTTTCGCAAGAAATTACCCTGTTACCCGCCGATGCGCAGCGTTTGTCCAATTTTTGCGGACAATTGGATGCGCATATTCGCCAAATCGAGCAACGCTTGCAGGTAGAGATCGCCAATCGCAGCAATCATTTTAAAGTGACGGGTGTCGATGCCGCCGTCACGGCAGCTTGCGCGGTGATTCAGAAATTGTTCGAACTCACCGAGCGGGAAGAAATCACCCCGGAGCAAGTGCATTTGAGTTTGCAGGATGCCAGTATCGACCAGTTACTACAGGCGGCTCCGAACGTGAAATTGGAGCCGGTGGCGATTAAAACCAAGCGCGGAGTAATCAAGGGACGCGGTTTTAATCAGCAGGACTATTTGCGCAAGATCATTTCGCACGACATTAATTTTGGCGTCGGTCCCGCTGGTACCGGTAAAACCTATCTGGCGGTGGCGTGTGCGGTTGACGCGCTGCAAAACGAGACGGTACGGCGGATTATCCTGGTGCGGCCGGCAGTCGAAGCGGGCGAGAAATTGGGTTTCCTGCCGGGCGATATGGCGCAGAAGGTCGATCCCTATTTACGGCCCTTGTACGACGCGCTTTACGACATGTTGGGCTTCGAACGCGTCGAGAAATTACTGGAAAAAAATGTCATCGAAGTAGCGCCCTTAGCCTTTATGCGCGGTAGAACCTTGAACGATTCCTTCATTATTCTGGATGAAGCGCAAAATACCACGGTGGAACAGATCAAGATGTTTCTGACCCGGATCGGTTTTGGCTCCACCGCCGTCATTACCGGCGATGTCACGCAAATCGATTTACCCAACGAAAAAATGTCCGGCTTGAAGCATGTGTTGAAAGTGCTGAAGGATGTAGAGGGTATCAGTTTTACCTTTTTCGGCGTGCGCGACGTGGTCCGGCATCCTTTGGTGCAGCGGATAGTCGCCGCCTACGAGCACTACGAAAAAGAGCACACGCCCTCGGTTTAG
- the glgA gene encoding glycogen synthase GlgA yields MKKILFASSETHPLIKTGGLADVAGSLPLALAELGQDVRIIMPNYQGIKNCEPGRYLCTVRVNNCDVNLLETRLPDSDVIVWLVDYPPFFNFPGNPYLDEAGRPWPNIGERFALFCRIIVEVATNRAYLNWHADIVHCNDWQTGLVPALLSLEPNPPATIFTIHNMAYQGLFPGSTYAQLNLPGQLLHPDGLEFHGMLSFIKGGLSYSDRITTVSPTYAQEIQTPEFGYGLEGLLAHKQSHLRGILNGIDVSVWNPAKDEYIVKPFSVDTLKDKLINKTALQQQLGLPVDSETPLFGLIGRLVEQKGIDLVLSCLQEMTTLPLQFALLGSGDKSIEYRLQEFARLYPERVSITIGYDERLAHQIEAGADIFLMPSRFEPCGLNQMYSQCYGTIPIVRKTGGLADTVVDALPESISNGSASGISFNDASAAALIEAIKRSLVLFHNRPVWKKIQRNAMVKDFSWQNSANQYLALYNEI; encoded by the coding sequence ATGAAAAAAATTCTGTTCGCGAGCAGCGAAACTCATCCCCTGATCAAAACCGGCGGCCTGGCGGATGTCGCCGGCAGCCTGCCTTTGGCCTTGGCCGAACTGGGCCAAGACGTACGGATTATCATGCCCAATTACCAGGGCATCAAGAACTGCGAGCCCGGCCGTTACCTATGTACGGTGCGAGTCAACAATTGCGACGTCAATCTTTTGGAGACCCGATTGCCGGACAGCGACGTCATCGTCTGGTTGGTCGACTATCCGCCGTTCTTCAATTTTCCCGGTAATCCGTATCTCGATGAAGCCGGGCGACCCTGGCCGAACATCGGTGAGCGCTTTGCGCTGTTCTGCCGCATCATCGTGGAAGTGGCCACCAACCGGGCATATTTAAACTGGCACGCCGACATCGTGCATTGCAACGATTGGCAGACCGGCTTGGTGCCGGCGCTGCTGTCATTGGAACCCAACCCGCCAGCGACGATTTTTACCATTCACAATATGGCCTACCAAGGGCTGTTCCCCGGCAGCACCTACGCCCAGTTAAATCTGCCTGGGCAATTACTACACCCGGACGGCCTGGAGTTCCACGGCATGCTGTCATTCATCAAAGGTGGCCTGAGCTATTCCGACCGGATTACTACGGTGAGTCCCACGTATGCCCAGGAGATCCAGACTCCGGAATTCGGTTACGGCTTGGAAGGTCTGTTGGCCCATAAGCAAAGCCACTTGCGTGGCATTCTGAACGGCATTGATGTGTCGGTCTGGAACCCGGCTAAAGACGAATATATCGTTAAGCCTTTCAGCGTCGATACTTTAAAAGACAAGCTAATCAATAAAACGGCGCTACAACAACAACTGGGCTTGCCGGTGGACTCGGAAACCCCATTGTTCGGCTTGATTGGCCGCCTGGTCGAGCAAAAAGGTATCGATCTGGTACTGAGCTGTCTACAGGAGATGACCACCCTGCCCTTGCAATTTGCCTTACTGGGCAGCGGCGATAAAAGCATCGAATACCGCCTGCAAGAGTTTGCCCGCCTGTATCCGGAAAGAGTGTCCATCACCATCGGCTACGACGAGCGCTTGGCGCATCAAATCGAAGCAGGCGCAGACATCTTCCTGATGCCATCGCGCTTCGAACCTTGCGGCTTGAACCAAATGTATAGCCAATGCTACGGCACGATACCTATTGTCAGAAAAACAGGCGGCTTGGCAGACACAGTAGTCGATGCGCTGCCGGAAAGCATCAGCAATGGCAGCGCCAGCGGCATCTCGTTTAACGATGCGTCAGCGGCAGCGCTCATAGAAGCCATCAAACGCAGCCTGGTGTTATTCCACAACCGACCGGTCTGGAAGAAAATTCAGCGTAACGCGATGGTCAAGGATTTCTCCTGGCAGAACAGTGCGAATCAATATCTCGCGCTTTACAATGAAATCTAA
- a CDS encoding extracellular solute-binding protein, with protein MSITAKRSATVFTYFLTIMCLAISGWVSAQETLRILTWDGYADNEVISAFQQRFNVAIELTLVTSDDDLWQKINSGSYDVFAVNTAELQRYIDHGLSRPISMANIPNHARQLPRFQNLQAIPGLVRGNDTYAVPYTYSEMGLIYNRKLVNTAPQSMSAMWDTAYRGRVLAFNASNHNFSMVGLLRGVSNPFRMTYPELQQAARELAKLRRNVLTFYATAEEATRLFVKYDIALIFGNYGTQQLKALREAGADIGYVIPREGALAWLDCWAITQNSRNPELAEAWINYTLEKAVSERLTQQHGLANTLTAPENDSPQNQPIIWLEPILNPLARKTLWDRIISGEAPEAF; from the coding sequence ATGAGCATTACTGCCAAACGTTCCGCCACCGTTTTTACATATTTTCTAACGATCATGTGTCTGGCAATATCCGGTTGGGTGTCCGCCCAGGAAACGTTGCGGATACTCACTTGGGACGGTTACGCCGATAATGAAGTGATTTCGGCATTCCAGCAGCGGTTCAACGTTGCGATAGAGTTGACCCTGGTAACGTCGGACGACGACCTTTGGCAGAAAATCAATAGCGGCAGCTATGACGTATTTGCTGTCAATACTGCGGAATTGCAGCGTTATATCGATCATGGCCTCAGCAGACCGATCAGCATGGCGAATATCCCCAACCATGCCCGGCAATTGCCGCGTTTCCAAAACTTGCAAGCTATCCCCGGTCTGGTTCGTGGGAACGACACGTATGCCGTTCCTTACACCTACTCGGAAATGGGGCTGATCTATAACCGCAAACTAGTTAACACAGCCCCACAATCCATGTCGGCTATGTGGGACACCGCTTATCGGGGCCGCGTGCTGGCTTTTAACGCCAGTAATCACAATTTTTCCATGGTCGGCTTACTGAGGGGCGTCTCCAATCCGTTCCGGATGACGTATCCCGAACTACAACAGGCCGCTCGCGAATTGGCCAAGTTACGCCGTAATGTTTTGACCTTTTACGCGACCGCCGAGGAAGCGACCAGGCTTTTTGTCAAATATGATATAGCCTTGATTTTCGGTAATTACGGCACCCAACAACTGAAAGCCTTGCGCGAAGCAGGTGCCGACATCGGCTATGTGATTCCCCGCGAAGGCGCGCTGGCCTGGCTGGATTGCTGGGCAATCACCCAAAATAGCCGAAACCCTGAATTAGCGGAAGCATGGATTAATTACACCTTGGAAAAAGCGGTCAGCGAGCGACTCACCCAGCAACACGGCTTGGCAAACACCCTTACAGCGCCGGAGAACGACAGTCCCCAAAACCAGCCCATCATTTGGCTGGAACCGATACTCAATCCTCTAGCGCGCAAAACGCTATGGGATAGAATCATTTCCGGCGAAGCGCCCGAGGCATTCTGA
- a CDS encoding bifunctional diguanylate cyclase/phosphodiesterase has protein sequence MRSSIGIKLGFWLALLGTLSTGLTGYYVYDRSRTMLVGTAKDKLLNDTQALGHRFADALAATASNVKFLTHLPVSADIVSAKPESKLSIRKNQLAEIFVSLLNAHPEYSQIRLIDTQHYGKELVRVDRDQDNLKIIDEAQLQEKNHFPYVFETMPLAAELYYVSEINLNQELGTHLGFGKPTLRIAMPIKSANASTIAVIVINVDLQGLFEQVRGDIPDDIELLLSNDRGDYLMHPDAAKTFGFESGRNFLIQDDIPNIKAILAGKQAHLVFATSDKQSLAASSLAAFVKLPLGSESRGRFAMLGLYTPLKNVLQESKALGIGVIEITLLFSLLASAISLLLARVLAKPLNSMTTAIGQYKLGTPLTGLPTQRNDEIGYLANSFMSMTEQLNSQIAELHASEAKLHAILDNAPVGIWLADLDTRFLFVNHTFCDALGLPEARFIANEQLAELFGTEMAARFLSADQACLAQANQPHQSLEQIKFADGKRHTIQITRTQLQDINQETVGIIGIAMDISDRQQAANRERAHNHVLELLSKGAALPDILQAVVRGVETQNPDLLCSILLLNSEGNRLFIGAAPRLPDFYNAAVDGLFIGPGVGSCGTAAYFGQRVIVEDIQNHTYWGPFTELAARADLGACWSEPIRGSSGQLLGTFAIYQRQPASPGADDIQMIEQASHLAGIAIDRSRSNEELQLASLVYQNSSEAMAVTDAQGMIINVNPAFTALTGYTLDEVIGKNHNILNSERQSEQFYQAMWHAINTGGHWKGEIWNRRKNGEIFAEQLTINTIFSADGVPQRRVALFSDITQKKQSEELIWTQANFDPLTGLPNRRMFHDRLDQEIKKAHRSGLQVALILLDLDRFKEVNDTLGHDMGDLLLKDASQRLLRCVRDSDTVARLGGDEFTVILGELDDADDAERVVKNILQRLAEPFQLKSKVAYISASIGITLYPKDAERIDSLIKNADQAMYAAKHQGRNRYCYFTPSMQEAALARMLIADDLRNALEANQFEVYYQPVVELGSGAIHKAEALIRWQHPTRGMVSPAEFVHIAEDIGLIAEIGDWVFKQAAGQVKQWRSRYHPDFQISVNKSPVQFYDDQSHGTWLDHLQTLELPGQSIVAEITEGLLLDASNVVKDQLLAFRDAGIQVSLDDFGTGYSSLAYLKKFDIDYLKIDQSFVGNLSPNSSDKILCEAIIVMAHKLGIKVIAEGIETEQQRQLLLEADCDYGQGYLFSRALPADAFEELLASGTSAQNTLI, from the coding sequence GTGCGCTCCAGCATAGGCATAAAACTGGGTTTCTGGCTGGCACTGCTAGGCACACTATCCACAGGCCTAACCGGTTATTATGTTTACGATCGTAGCCGGACCATGCTGGTGGGAACGGCCAAGGATAAGCTGTTAAACGACACCCAAGCCTTAGGACACCGATTTGCGGATGCGTTGGCAGCTACCGCCAGCAACGTAAAGTTTCTAACCCATCTGCCGGTCAGCGCCGACATCGTCTCGGCGAAACCTGAGTCAAAGTTGAGCATACGCAAAAATCAATTGGCGGAGATTTTTGTCAGCCTGCTGAATGCCCATCCCGAATACAGTCAAATCCGTTTGATCGACACACAACATTACGGCAAGGAATTGGTCAGAGTCGATAGAGACCAAGACAACCTCAAAATCATTGACGAGGCACAATTACAAGAGAAGAACCATTTCCCATACGTATTCGAAACCATGCCGCTAGCCGCCGAGCTATACTACGTTTCCGAAATCAATTTAAATCAAGAATTAGGCACTCACCTGGGATTCGGCAAACCCACTCTGCGGATAGCGATGCCCATCAAGTCGGCGAACGCCTCCACCATCGCGGTGATCGTCATCAATGTCGATTTACAAGGGTTGTTCGAGCAAGTGCGCGGCGATATTCCCGACGATATTGAATTGCTGCTCAGCAACGACAGAGGGGACTACTTGATGCACCCCGACGCGGCAAAAACCTTTGGATTTGAGAGCGGCCGCAATTTCCTGATTCAGGATGACATCCCGAACATAAAAGCGATTCTGGCTGGCAAACAAGCGCATTTGGTATTCGCGACCAGCGATAAGCAAAGTCTGGCCGCTTCTTCACTGGCCGCTTTCGTAAAACTGCCGTTGGGCTCGGAAAGCCGCGGGCGCTTCGCGATGCTGGGCTTGTACACGCCGCTGAAAAACGTTTTGCAGGAAAGTAAAGCCCTGGGAATAGGCGTTATCGAAATAACATTGTTGTTCAGCCTGCTGGCAAGTGCAATTTCGCTGCTGTTGGCGCGCGTCCTGGCCAAACCGCTAAATTCGATGACGACCGCCATCGGTCAATACAAGCTGGGCACGCCGCTGACCGGGCTACCGACGCAGCGTAACGACGAAATCGGCTACCTGGCTAATAGCTTCATGTCGATGACTGAGCAACTAAACTCGCAAATAGCTGAGCTACATGCCTCCGAAGCCAAGTTGCATGCCATTCTCGACAACGCACCGGTCGGCATTTGGCTGGCCGACCTTGATACGCGCTTTTTGTTTGTAAACCATACCTTTTGCGACGCCCTTGGCCTGCCGGAAGCCCGCTTCATTGCTAACGAGCAACTTGCCGAGCTGTTTGGGACGGAAATGGCCGCCCGTTTCCTAAGCGCCGATCAAGCCTGTTTAGCGCAAGCGAACCAACCGCATCAATCTCTCGAGCAAATTAAATTTGCCGACGGCAAACGGCATACCATCCAGATAACCCGCACCCAATTACAGGACATTAACCAAGAAACGGTCGGCATTATCGGTATTGCCATGGATATCAGTGATCGCCAACAAGCGGCTAATCGCGAACGCGCCCATAACCACGTACTGGAATTACTGTCAAAAGGTGCGGCATTACCGGATATCCTGCAAGCGGTAGTGCGGGGTGTGGAAACCCAAAATCCGGACTTACTCTGTTCAATCTTGTTATTGAATAGCGAAGGCAATCGCCTATTTATCGGTGCGGCACCGCGCCTGCCCGACTTCTACAATGCCGCCGTAGACGGCTTGTTCATAGGTCCCGGCGTCGGCTCATGCGGCACCGCCGCTTACTTTGGCCAACGCGTCATTGTCGAAGATATTCAGAACCATACGTATTGGGGACCTTTTACCGAGCTTGCGGCACGGGCCGACTTAGGGGCGTGCTGGTCGGAACCAATCCGTGGCTCCTCCGGCCAATTGTTGGGCACGTTCGCTATTTACCAGCGCCAGCCAGCGTCACCGGGAGCCGACGATATTCAGATGATTGAACAGGCTTCGCATCTGGCCGGCATCGCGATCGACCGTAGCCGCAGTAATGAAGAGCTGCAATTGGCTTCGTTAGTGTATCAAAACAGCAGCGAAGCCATGGCCGTAACCGACGCACAAGGCATGATCATCAATGTTAATCCGGCTTTCACCGCGTTGACCGGCTACACCTTGGACGAAGTCATCGGTAAAAACCATAACATTCTGAACTCCGAGCGGCAGAGCGAACAGTTTTATCAAGCCATGTGGCACGCCATCAACACTGGCGGTCACTGGAAAGGCGAAATTTGGAATCGCCGGAAGAATGGCGAGATTTTCGCCGAGCAACTGACCATCAATACCATCTTCAGTGCGGATGGCGTGCCGCAGCGGCGAGTTGCGTTGTTTTCCGACATCACGCAAAAAAAACAGTCCGAAGAACTGATCTGGACCCAAGCCAATTTCGATCCGCTCACTGGCCTGCCCAACCGCCGCATGTTTCACGACAGACTGGATCAAGAAATCAAAAAGGCACATCGTAGCGGCTTACAGGTCGCTTTGATATTGCTTGATCTTGACCGTTTCAAGGAAGTTAACGATACACTGGGGCACGATATGGGCGATTTATTGCTGAAAGATGCCTCGCAACGGCTACTGCGTTGCGTACGCGATTCCGATACTGTCGCCAGATTGGGCGGCGACGAATTCACAGTTATCCTCGGCGAACTTGATGATGCCGACGACGCCGAACGCGTCGTCAAAAACATCCTGCAAAGATTGGCCGAACCTTTTCAGCTGAAAAGCAAAGTGGCCTACATCTCCGCCAGTATCGGCATCACGCTCTACCCCAAGGACGCCGAGAGAATCGATTCATTAATCAAAAACGCCGATCAAGCAATGTACGCCGCGAAACATCAGGGCCGTAATCGCTATTGTTATTTCACTCCATCAATGCAGGAAGCCGCTCTAGCGCGCATGCTGATTGCCGACGATTTGCGTAACGCTCTGGAGGCCAACCAGTTCGAAGTGTATTACCAGCCGGTCGTGGAACTGGGCTCCGGCGCCATCCATAAAGCCGAAGCGCTGATTCGCTGGCAACACCCGACGCGCGGCATGGTCAGTCCCGCAGAATTTGTGCATATTGCCGAAGATATAGGCCTGATTGCCGAAATCGGCGATTGGGTATTTAAACAAGCGGCGGGACAGGTCAAACAATGGCGTTCCCGGTACCATCCGGATTTTCAGATCAGCGTCAACAAATCGCCGGTGCAGTTTTACGACGACCAGTCCCACGGCACTTGGCTGGATCACTTGCAAACACTTGAGTTGCCCGGACAAAGCATCGTGGCGGAAATTACCGAGGGCTTGCTGCTGGACGCCAGCAATGTGGTAAAAGATCAATTACTGGCTTTTCGAGATGCGGGAATTCAAGTATCGCTGGACGATTTCGGCACAGGCTATTCGTCGCTGGCTTATCTGAAAAAATTCGATATCGACTATCTGAAAATAGATCAGTCTTTCGTCGGTAATTTGTCGCCGAACTCCAGCGACAAGATACTCTGCGAAGCGATTATCGTCATGGCGCACAAGCTGGGCATAAAGGTCATCGCGGAAGGCATAGAAACCGAACAACAACGCCAGCTACTGCTGGAAGCGGACTGCGACTATGGACAGGGCTATTTATTCTCCAGAGCCCTGCCGGCCGATGCATTCGAGGAACTACTAGCCTCAGGCACCAGCGCACAGAACACACTTATTTGA
- a CDS encoding HlyC/CorC family transporter produces MSDGNPPSSQPHKSLIERIGHFLSGEPQDQEDLLEILRESQEKHLLDSDALAMMEGVMHVAEMRVRDIMIPRSQMVVVPRDAELETIFPLVVEFAHSRFPVIEEDRSKVVGVLLAKDLLAHALRDKTLKVEDVMRPVNVVPESKRLNVLLKEFRTERNHMAIVVDEYGNAAGLVTIEDVLEQIVGKIEDEHDDDEVQEFISQRSEKEFIVSALTPIEEFNDYFSATLEDDEYDTLGGLIVQRLEHFPKKGEKVELEDFCFEVLRADNRRVHLLKLKLK; encoded by the coding sequence ATGAGCGATGGTAACCCCCCGAGTAGTCAACCCCATAAGAGCTTGATCGAGCGCATCGGTCATTTTCTGAGTGGGGAGCCGCAAGATCAGGAAGACTTGCTGGAGATATTGAGAGAATCGCAAGAAAAACATCTTTTAGACTCCGACGCGTTGGCCATGATGGAAGGCGTAATGCACGTAGCGGAGATGCGGGTCAGAGACATCATGATTCCGCGTTCGCAAATGGTGGTCGTGCCCCGGGATGCGGAGCTGGAAACCATCTTTCCTTTAGTTGTCGAATTTGCCCATTCCCGATTTCCAGTCATCGAAGAAGACCGCAGTAAGGTAGTCGGCGTGTTACTGGCCAAAGACTTGCTGGCTCATGCTTTGCGGGATAAAACCCTGAAAGTCGAAGATGTGATGCGTCCGGTCAACGTGGTTCCGGAAAGCAAGCGTTTGAACGTGTTGTTAAAAGAATTTCGCACCGAACGCAATCACATGGCCATCGTTGTAGACGAATACGGCAACGCCGCCGGCTTGGTGACGATTGAAGACGTCCTCGAGCAAATCGTCGGCAAGATCGAAGACGAACACGACGACGATGAAGTACAAGAATTTATTTCTCAGCGTAGCGAAAAAGAGTTTATCGTCAGCGCGCTTACACCCATCGAAGAATTCAACGATTATTTTTCCGCTACGCTGGAAGACGACGAATACGATACGCTAGGCGGTTTGATCGTGCAGCGCCTTGAGCATTTTCCCAAGAAAGGCGAAAAAGTGGAGCTGGAAGACTTCTGTTTCGAGGTATTGCGGGCCGACAATCGGCGGGTGCATTTACTGAAATTGAAGCTCAAATAA